A portion of the Pseudarthrobacter defluvii genome contains these proteins:
- a CDS encoding CPBP family intramembrane glutamic endopeptidase, with product MSDTKLGGTARALPRIAWPVFLVGAILLLSLGNPAVYGFGVPVAALVLALIVPMSRPRWAGHPDWPDVGAVAALYVGVVALFWLAFRVFTQGNTLGLFLSFAAGMLLGVLGPIGYNTWIRRRSLAALGISRRNLGQAFALGLVLASVQFVITLWGYPLPRPVDWVPLAALAITVGFFEAVFFRGFVQARLEASFGPIPGVAGAAALYAAYHVGYGMAWSEMLFLFGLGVVYAVAFSAARNLIVLWPLLVPLGSFYNNLRGGSIQMPWEAILGFVDVLGLMVAAVWFAARHERRLGLAGVRKSRNSKVKRHSLRRRD from the coding sequence ATGTCGGATACGAAGCTGGGTGGAACCGCCCGGGCTTTGCCACGGATTGCCTGGCCCGTGTTCCTCGTCGGCGCGATACTGCTGCTGTCCCTCGGGAACCCCGCAGTCTACGGTTTCGGCGTTCCCGTTGCCGCCCTGGTTTTGGCGCTCATTGTGCCCATGTCGCGGCCCCGCTGGGCCGGACATCCTGACTGGCCTGACGTCGGCGCCGTAGCGGCGCTCTACGTGGGCGTCGTGGCCCTTTTTTGGCTGGCGTTCAGGGTCTTCACGCAGGGAAACACGCTGGGGCTGTTCCTGTCGTTCGCTGCCGGCATGCTCCTCGGTGTCCTCGGTCCCATCGGATACAACACGTGGATCCGGCGGAGGTCCCTGGCCGCGTTGGGAATCAGCCGCAGAAACCTGGGCCAGGCGTTTGCCTTGGGACTCGTCCTCGCATCGGTGCAGTTCGTCATCACCCTTTGGGGGTACCCGCTTCCGCGCCCCGTCGACTGGGTGCCCCTGGCGGCCCTCGCCATCACCGTCGGGTTCTTCGAGGCAGTTTTCTTCAGGGGCTTCGTCCAGGCGCGCCTGGAAGCCAGCTTCGGCCCGATCCCGGGTGTGGCCGGCGCCGCCGCCCTGTACGCCGCGTACCACGTCGGCTACGGCATGGCCTGGTCGGAGATGCTCTTCCTTTTCGGCCTCGGAGTGGTCTACGCGGTTGCCTTCAGCGCCGCCCGGAACCTCATCGTCCTCTGGCCGCTGCTGGTCCCCCTCGGCTCCTTTTACAACAACCTGCGGGGAGGGTCCATCCAAATGCCGTGGGAAGCGATCCTGGGGTTCGTGGACGTCTTGGGCCTGATGGTGGCCGCCGTGTGGTTCGCCGCGAGGCATGAGCGGCGGCTTGGTTTGGCTGGAGTGCGGAAGTCCAGGAATTCCAAAGTGAAGCGTCATAGCTTACGACGGCGGGACTAA
- a CDS encoding aldo/keto reductase has protein sequence MQYRTLGHSGTIVTNYALGTMTFGAEATEETSHAILDSYFEAGGNFIDTADVYSAGVSEEIIGRWLAKRPEARDSAVVATKGRFPMGTAPNDVGTSRRRLTRALDNSLRRLGVEQIDLYQMHAWDPITPLEETLRFLDDAVASGKIAYYGFSNFLGWQLTKAVHAARSQGWNPPVSLQPQYSLLVRDIEFEIVPAALDAGVGLLPWSPLGGGWLSGKYKKDQRPSGATRLGENPERGMEAWKARNENPRTWAVLDAVAEIASAHGVSHSQVALAWLADRPAVTSVILGARTTEQLADNLAAAELELTADEVSRLTQASRPETGVYPYGPMAQEQRSRKMEGGR, from the coding sequence ATGCAGTACCGAACCCTAGGACACAGCGGCACTATCGTCACCAACTACGCGCTGGGCACCATGACCTTCGGCGCAGAGGCGACGGAGGAAACCTCCCATGCCATCCTGGACAGCTACTTCGAGGCCGGCGGCAACTTCATTGACACCGCGGACGTGTACAGCGCCGGCGTGTCCGAAGAAATCATCGGCCGGTGGCTGGCCAAACGGCCCGAAGCCAGGGACAGCGCCGTGGTCGCCACCAAGGGGCGCTTCCCCATGGGGACGGCACCGAACGACGTCGGGACGTCCCGCCGGCGCCTTACGCGCGCCCTGGACAACTCCCTCCGCCGCCTGGGCGTGGAACAGATTGATCTTTACCAGATGCACGCTTGGGACCCGATCACTCCGCTGGAGGAGACGCTCCGTTTCCTGGACGATGCGGTGGCAAGCGGCAAGATCGCCTACTACGGTTTCTCCAACTTCCTGGGCTGGCAGCTCACCAAGGCCGTCCACGCGGCCCGCAGCCAGGGCTGGAATCCGCCCGTGAGCCTGCAGCCGCAGTACAGCCTGCTGGTCCGGGACATCGAGTTCGAAATCGTTCCGGCCGCGCTCGACGCCGGAGTTGGCCTGCTGCCTTGGTCGCCGCTGGGCGGCGGCTGGCTGTCCGGAAAGTACAAGAAGGACCAGCGCCCGTCCGGTGCAACCCGGCTCGGCGAAAACCCGGAACGCGGCATGGAGGCCTGGAAGGCGCGCAACGAGAACCCTCGGACCTGGGCCGTTCTCGACGCCGTTGCGGAGATTGCTTCTGCCCACGGCGTGAGCCATTCCCAGGTGGCGCTGGCTTGGCTGGCGGACCGGCCTGCAGTGACCTCCGTGATCCTGGGAGCCCGCACCACGGAGCAGCTGGCTGACAACCTGGCCGCCGCCGAACTGGAACTCACCGCCGACGAAGTCTCCCGGCTCACGCAGGCCAGCCGGCCCGAAACCGGCGTCTACCCCTACGGGCCCATGGCCCAGGAGCAGCGCAGCCGCAAGATGGAGGGCGGCCGGTAG
- a CDS encoding acyltransferase family protein, translating into MRHAAVKGRRTHTRNSHGPRPDIQGLRALAVGIVVIYHLRPEALPGGFVGVDVFFVVSGFLIIGSLAREAAKKASISVLDFYARRIRRLFPASAVVLAAVLAGTVLLLAPSRWQNISSDVLFSLLQVQNWHQALSAATYAGATQEVSPLQHFWSLAVEEQFYLVIPFFFLGLIAAARAAGQKAGRFIVPALSVTALASFIYSIYLSGHEHTMAYFATTTRIWELAVGGLAALLPTMLKGSARLSALSGWLGVSAIIVPAFLFSTDMAFPGSIAAIPVLGTAILLRTGTLSTAVPWSASRVLGIRPMTFVGDVSYSLYLWHWPVIVFAVALLGRTPRIREALILAVVSLALAAASYHLVEQRFRHHSGPAGWRAYRQVYAMALCVAMVVSVAAWAPWQVIEFKRAQLSTELSDHDYPGAQAWSARPAPVPAGLPIRPDPSVAMQDVPATSAGACGVYDPALVPDTDCWFGSTGQQGAPVVMVVGDSHAGQFVDPLIAVSRKIPLRIHAMVRNGCPFTLTPPRSAATVYTNCSAQNAVTAEKIAAAKPDLVLVAGMREAGYRKALGWSWGPDAPLLDGYVQSLSRLRAAGLRVSVVADLPYPQGNPVECVQKHADGGACATPASEALSDGEDALVSAAGRIDGVDVVNLSKLFCRDGVCPAVIGNVLVYRDNHMTNTFAKSLGPELAVALGLG; encoded by the coding sequence ATGAGGCACGCCGCGGTTAAGGGCCGCCGGACACACACCCGGAACAGCCATGGCCCCAGGCCCGACATCCAGGGCCTTCGCGCGCTGGCCGTGGGGATCGTGGTGATATACCATCTCCGCCCGGAAGCCTTGCCGGGCGGTTTCGTAGGAGTCGACGTGTTCTTCGTCGTCTCGGGTTTCCTCATCATTGGCTCACTTGCAAGGGAAGCCGCGAAGAAGGCGTCCATCTCCGTCCTCGACTTCTACGCCCGGCGCATCCGGAGGCTGTTCCCGGCGTCGGCAGTTGTTCTGGCCGCTGTCCTGGCCGGCACTGTCCTGCTGCTTGCCCCAAGCCGCTGGCAGAACATCTCCTCCGATGTCCTGTTCTCGCTGCTCCAGGTACAAAACTGGCACCAGGCACTTTCTGCTGCCACCTATGCGGGGGCGACGCAGGAAGTATCTCCCCTGCAGCACTTCTGGTCACTCGCCGTCGAGGAGCAGTTTTACCTCGTCATCCCGTTCTTTTTCCTTGGCCTGATCGCCGCGGCCCGCGCTGCCGGGCAAAAAGCCGGCCGGTTCATCGTGCCGGCCCTGTCCGTGACTGCCCTGGCGTCGTTCATTTACAGCATTTACCTAAGCGGCCATGAGCACACCATGGCGTACTTTGCCACCACCACCAGAATCTGGGAACTCGCCGTCGGCGGCCTCGCGGCCCTTCTCCCAACCATGCTGAAGGGCTCCGCCCGTCTTTCCGCGCTCAGCGGGTGGCTGGGCGTCTCCGCCATTATCGTGCCGGCCTTCCTCTTCAGCACCGACATGGCCTTCCCCGGCAGCATCGCCGCCATTCCAGTGCTCGGCACCGCCATCCTGCTGCGTACGGGCACCCTGTCAACGGCCGTTCCCTGGTCCGCGTCAAGGGTCCTTGGCATCCGGCCTATGACGTTCGTCGGAGACGTGTCGTATTCCCTGTACCTGTGGCACTGGCCCGTCATCGTTTTCGCTGTGGCGCTGTTGGGCCGCACACCGCGCATCAGGGAAGCACTTATCCTCGCCGTCGTGAGCCTTGCCCTCGCCGCCGCCTCCTACCACCTTGTGGAGCAGCGCTTCCGGCACCACTCGGGGCCCGCCGGCTGGCGCGCCTACCGACAGGTCTACGCGATGGCGCTTTGCGTGGCGATGGTGGTGTCTGTGGCGGCGTGGGCGCCCTGGCAGGTGATCGAGTTCAAGCGCGCGCAGTTGTCCACCGAGCTGTCCGACCACGATTACCCCGGCGCGCAGGCGTGGTCTGCCCGGCCCGCGCCGGTCCCTGCCGGCCTGCCCATCCGTCCTGATCCCTCTGTTGCCATGCAGGACGTGCCTGCCACAAGCGCCGGGGCCTGCGGGGTGTACGACCCCGCCCTGGTGCCCGACACGGATTGCTGGTTCGGGTCCACCGGACAGCAAGGTGCCCCGGTTGTGATGGTTGTCGGGGATTCCCATGCCGGCCAGTTTGTGGACCCGCTCATCGCCGTCTCACGGAAGATCCCGCTCAGGATCCACGCCATGGTGCGCAACGGCTGCCCGTTTACGCTGACGCCGCCGCGGTCTGCCGCCACCGTCTACACCAACTGCTCCGCGCAGAACGCTGTGACGGCGGAGAAGATCGCGGCAGCAAAACCGGACCTTGTCCTGGTTGCGGGAATGCGTGAAGCGGGGTACCGCAAGGCACTTGGATGGTCCTGGGGGCCCGATGCCCCGCTGCTGGATGGTTATGTCCAGTCCCTTTCCCGCCTGCGCGCTGCCGGGCTGCGCGTCTCCGTCGTCGCCGACCTGCCATATCCCCAGGGCAACCCGGTTGAGTGCGTTCAGAAGCACGCCGACGGCGGCGCCTGTGCCACACCCGCTTCGGAGGCCCTTTCTGACGGTGAGGACGCGCTTGTGTCGGCAGCCGGCCGGATCGACGGCGTCGACGTTGTCAACCTGTCGAAGCTGTTTTGCCGGGACGGCGTTTGCCCTGCCGTCATCGGCAATGTTTTGGTCTACCGGGACAACCACATGACGAACACCTTCGCGAAGTCACTGGGGCCGGAGCTGGCCGTCGCCCTGGGCCTGGGCTAG
- a CDS encoding lytic transglycosylase domain-containing protein: MTTAVDVTRSPDAEWLRGASHGTGIPARALRAYVAAAITANDSTPHCGIGWNTLAAIGFVESGHGTYGGGSLDASGQASGPIVGPSLNGSGFAAIPDTDAGALDGDANWDHAVGPMQFIPSTWRLAGMDGNGDGTADPFNIDDAALSAATYLCGHGRDLTTSQGWRDAIYAYNQSDAYIRKVGAQATAYATKTGTAE; the protein is encoded by the coding sequence ATGACCACCGCCGTGGACGTGACACGCAGTCCCGACGCCGAATGGCTTCGAGGGGCTTCCCACGGCACCGGAATCCCTGCCCGTGCCCTGCGGGCCTATGTTGCTGCTGCCATCACGGCCAATGACTCCACGCCGCACTGCGGAATCGGCTGGAATACGCTGGCCGCCATCGGCTTCGTTGAATCAGGCCACGGAACCTATGGTGGCGGCAGCCTGGACGCGTCGGGCCAGGCCAGCGGGCCGATCGTGGGCCCGAGCCTCAACGGGTCAGGTTTCGCCGCCATCCCCGACACCGACGCCGGTGCCCTGGACGGTGACGCCAACTGGGACCACGCGGTGGGTCCCATGCAATTCATTCCCTCCACCTGGCGACTTGCAGGAATGGACGGGAACGGGGACGGAACAGCGGACCCGTTCAATATCGACGATGCAGCCCTCAGCGCGGCCACGTATCTATGCGGCCACGGCCGGGACCTAACGACCTCGCAGGGGTGGCGGGATGCCATCTACGCCTACAACCAGTCCGACGCCTATATCCGCAAGGTGGGTGCGCAGGCCACTGCCTACGCCACGAAAACGGGTACCGCAGAGTAA
- a CDS encoding flotillin family protein — protein sequence MPDFAPFFPLIATILAVLFAIAFIWVATKLMWKVAEPNEALIISGLTRGTLETREGMDFKIVTGKGALVLPGLQTVRPLSLTLNETELKVSCVTSQGIQVIVEGVVIYKIGDAPPFIANAARRFLGQQPKMESQVYNVFEGHLRSIIGSMTVEEIIRERDKLASQVRSASGVEMEKLGLVVDSLQIKDLQDPTGYIQNIAKPHIAQVKMEARIAEATRNREAAEKEAEAAALIADAQSASAIRQSVAQANAERARANASQAGPLAEATARQQVVVQETEVAKLEADREEQKLQTIVRKPADAKAYATRTEAEGKKAADISAAEALARRTELEAQANARRTELLAQANATAAAATAGATKVTGEAEATATRAKGDAAASAIKAKALAEADGIKARAEALGTNQDAVISQQLAENMPAIIAAAAEPFSHVGNMTVLNGGEGVNQMLGGILAQAGDYLPALASALRKGEDAKHPARAQGS from the coding sequence ATGCCGGACTTTGCACCGTTCTTCCCGCTTATTGCCACTATTTTGGCGGTTCTCTTTGCCATCGCCTTTATCTGGGTGGCCACAAAACTGATGTGGAAAGTGGCTGAGCCCAATGAGGCCCTCATCATCTCCGGGCTGACCCGCGGAACACTGGAAACCCGGGAAGGAATGGACTTCAAGATCGTCACCGGCAAAGGCGCCCTGGTCCTGCCCGGCCTCCAGACGGTGCGGCCTCTGTCACTGACATTGAATGAAACCGAACTCAAGGTTTCCTGCGTTACTTCCCAGGGCATCCAGGTCATTGTGGAGGGTGTGGTCATTTACAAAATCGGTGATGCCCCGCCCTTTATCGCCAATGCCGCCCGCCGTTTCCTGGGCCAGCAGCCAAAAATGGAAAGCCAGGTATATAACGTCTTCGAGGGACACCTGCGCTCCATCATCGGCAGCATGACCGTAGAGGAGATCATCCGCGAACGGGACAAGCTCGCTTCCCAAGTGCGCAGCGCCAGCGGGGTGGAGATGGAGAAACTGGGCCTGGTGGTGGACTCCCTGCAGATCAAGGACCTCCAGGACCCAACGGGCTACATCCAGAACATCGCCAAGCCGCATATCGCCCAGGTGAAGATGGAGGCCCGGATCGCGGAGGCCACCCGGAACCGGGAAGCGGCGGAAAAAGAAGCGGAGGCGGCAGCGTTGATCGCGGACGCACAGAGCGCTTCCGCAATCAGGCAATCCGTGGCGCAGGCCAACGCCGAGCGCGCCAGGGCCAACGCCTCCCAGGCCGGGCCGCTGGCCGAAGCGACGGCAAGGCAGCAAGTGGTAGTCCAGGAAACGGAGGTGGCCAAACTCGAGGCAGACCGGGAGGAGCAGAAGCTCCAGACCATCGTCAGGAAGCCGGCGGATGCCAAGGCCTATGCCACCCGGACCGAAGCGGAGGGCAAGAAGGCTGCGGACATCAGCGCCGCGGAGGCACTGGCCCGCCGTACCGAACTGGAAGCCCAGGCCAACGCGCGGCGGACGGAGCTGCTGGCCCAGGCCAACGCCACCGCAGCCGCTGCCACGGCCGGGGCCACCAAGGTCACCGGCGAGGCCGAAGCCACGGCAACCAGGGCCAAGGGTGACGCCGCTGCCTCCGCGATCAAGGCCAAGGCACTCGCCGAGGCGGACGGCATCAAGGCCCGCGCCGAAGCCTTGGGCACCAACCAGGACGCAGTCATATCCCAGCAGCTTGCCGAGAACATGCCAGCCATCATCGCCGCGGCGGCCGAGCCTTTCTCCCACGTGGGCAACATGACCGTCCTGAACGGCGGAGAGGGCGTCAACCAGATGCTGGGCGGAATCCTGGCCCAGGCAGGCGACTACCTCCCCGCCCTCGCGTCCGCTCTGCGCAAGGGTGAAGACGCCAAGCACCCGGCCAGGGCACAGGGCTCCTAG
- a CDS encoding cytochrome P450 — translation MDATQSTQYPLDPFPHYERMRAAAPVFHDEQSGSWHVFRYDDVQRVLSEHATFSSRMGGDAPSGSGQLFASSLITADPPRHRQLRSLVTQAFTPKAVDALAPRISALANELVDGMVARGGSADLIQDLAYPLPVIVISELMGIPAQDRERFKHWSDTIVSQTRTGPGSGSQDTTTSEMVEYFLDLIDQRRSRPGEDMISSLLSAEIQGQKLSVPELLGFCALLLVAGNETTTNLIGNAVLCLSESPGTLDRLLKEPALLPQTLEEVLRFRSPVQSMYRVSVAETEVGGERIPAGAPIVAWIGSANRDERQFERAAEFDVDRSPNRHVAFGHGIHFCLGAPLARLEARIALEALLARLPGLSVAPGAHLERMESTIVYGLKAVPITWQA, via the coding sequence ATGGACGCCACCCAGTCCACGCAATACCCGCTGGATCCTTTTCCCCACTATGAACGCATGCGGGCGGCCGCGCCGGTCTTCCACGATGAGCAATCCGGGAGCTGGCATGTGTTCCGGTACGACGATGTCCAGCGGGTGCTGTCCGAGCACGCGACGTTTTCCTCACGGATGGGCGGCGACGCGCCATCGGGTTCAGGCCAGTTGTTCGCGTCAAGCCTGATCACGGCTGATCCCCCGCGGCACCGGCAGCTGCGGTCCCTGGTCACCCAGGCTTTCACGCCCAAAGCAGTCGACGCCCTGGCCCCACGCATCTCCGCGCTCGCGAACGAACTGGTGGACGGAATGGTGGCGCGCGGCGGCAGCGCGGACCTGATCCAGGATTTGGCCTACCCGTTGCCGGTCATCGTGATCTCCGAATTGATGGGCATTCCGGCGCAGGACCGTGAGCGCTTCAAGCACTGGTCGGACACCATTGTCAGCCAAACACGCACCGGTCCGGGCAGCGGCAGCCAGGACACCACCACATCCGAGATGGTCGAGTACTTCCTGGACCTGATCGACCAGCGCAGGAGCCGGCCGGGTGAGGACATGATCAGCAGCCTGCTGTCCGCCGAGATTCAAGGCCAGAAACTCTCGGTGCCTGAACTGCTGGGTTTCTGCGCTTTGCTGCTGGTCGCGGGCAACGAGACCACTACCAACCTGATCGGCAACGCCGTTCTGTGCCTGTCCGAATCGCCCGGCACCCTTGACCGTCTCCTGAAGGAGCCTGCCTTGTTGCCCCAGACCCTCGAAGAGGTTTTGCGCTTCCGCTCCCCTGTCCAGTCGATGTACCGGGTGAGCGTAGCGGAGACCGAGGTGGGCGGCGAACGCATACCGGCCGGGGCACCGATCGTGGCGTGGATCGGCTCGGCCAACCGCGACGAGCGGCAGTTTGAGCGGGCGGCCGAGTTCGACGTCGACCGCAGCCCGAACCGGCATGTGGCGTTCGGCCACGGCATCCATTTTTGCTTGGGCGCACCACTGGCCCGGCTCGAGGCCAGGATCGCGCTGGAGGCGCTGCTCGCCCGCCTGCCCGGGCTGTCCGTGGCTCCCGGAGCCCACCTGGAGCGCATGGAAAGCACCATCGTCTACGGGCTGAAGGCAGTTCCCATCACCTGGCAGGCCTGA
- a CDS encoding SMP-30/gluconolactonase/LRE family protein: MVNDFTTGPLECLYTGSVWAEGPLWVPSSQTVRWSDIPNDRILEFNPDSGTTREYAVGVEYTNGRTLDADGSVVQCSHGRRRVERDSGGTVTALVDSFEGRRLNSPNDVVVARDSSIWFTDPPYGILPGTREGHEGEQEYGGCNVFRFEPATGKLTAVIPDLVHPNGLAFSPDESVLYVADTAGRRYGVPLRIATYTVRQGHCGPRTGMLELEDGYPADGLRVDVKGRIWTSAGPTVRIYSPSFDLLHTIAVPETVSNLCFGGPDGQDLYLTATTSLYRIRTTTTDAAARTFPPNPN, encoded by the coding sequence ATGGTTAACGACTTCACCACCGGCCCGCTTGAATGCCTTTACACGGGCTCCGTGTGGGCCGAGGGACCTCTGTGGGTGCCGTCGTCGCAGACCGTGCGCTGGAGCGATATCCCGAATGACCGCATCCTTGAGTTCAACCCTGACTCCGGGACTACCCGCGAATACGCCGTGGGCGTCGAATACACCAACGGCCGCACCCTCGACGCCGATGGCAGCGTGGTGCAGTGCAGCCACGGCCGGCGCCGGGTGGAGCGGGACAGCGGAGGGACAGTAACCGCGCTGGTGGACTCATTCGAGGGCCGGCGGCTGAACTCACCCAACGATGTGGTGGTGGCCCGCGACTCCAGCATCTGGTTCACGGACCCGCCGTACGGCATTCTGCCGGGGACAAGGGAAGGCCACGAGGGCGAGCAGGAGTACGGCGGCTGCAACGTCTTCCGCTTTGAGCCGGCCACCGGAAAACTCACTGCCGTCATTCCGGACCTGGTGCACCCCAACGGGCTGGCCTTCTCGCCTGACGAGTCGGTCCTCTACGTCGCGGACACCGCCGGCCGCCGCTACGGCGTGCCCCTGCGGATCGCCACCTACACCGTGCGCCAGGGCCACTGCGGTCCCCGGACAGGCATGTTGGAGCTGGAAGACGGCTACCCGGCCGACGGTTTGAGGGTGGACGTCAAGGGCAGGATCTGGACCTCGGCCGGACCCACGGTCCGCATCTATTCGCCGTCCTTCGACCTCCTGCACACCATCGCCGTGCCGGAAACTGTGTCCAACCTGTGCTTCGGCGGTCCCGACGGGCAGGACCTCTACCTCACGGCAACCACCAGCCTGTACCGGATCCGCACCACCACCACGGACGCGGCCGCCCGCACCTTTCCGCCCAACCCCAACTGA
- a CDS encoding IclR family transcriptional regulator, whose product MASERSSGSAQPLLVLRKVSEILNCFSIEFPEPTLQQIVRETGLPSSTCQRLVQNMVREGFLDRDGDRYRIGLRLVQWATPGTFGLDVVRLVHPFLQELRDRTGETACLYMRDGPFRTVVAVAETRHVVMRPFLVGQVMPMHAGAPGKIFLAFDPEARRALEDAELTSYTPATPDTWEKLDSQVSNAKAVGYYAAFGERNSDVGSISAPVFNHAGRLAAVLGVGFPTQRVGPDDVGRLGPAVAEAARAASAALGYLEKNLPS is encoded by the coding sequence TTGGCGTCAGAGCGAAGCAGCGGATCCGCGCAGCCCCTCCTGGTGCTGCGCAAAGTCAGCGAGATTTTGAACTGCTTTTCCATTGAATTTCCGGAACCAACCCTCCAGCAGATCGTCCGGGAGACGGGACTGCCGTCAAGTACCTGCCAGCGACTGGTGCAGAACATGGTGCGGGAAGGGTTCCTTGACCGCGACGGAGACCGCTACCGGATCGGACTGCGCCTGGTCCAGTGGGCCACCCCGGGAACCTTCGGCCTCGATGTGGTCCGCCTGGTCCATCCCTTCCTGCAGGAACTGCGTGACCGGACCGGAGAGACCGCTTGCCTGTATATGCGGGACGGCCCCTTCCGTACAGTGGTTGCCGTGGCCGAGACCCGTCACGTGGTGATGCGGCCCTTCCTCGTGGGGCAAGTCATGCCCATGCATGCCGGGGCTCCGGGAAAGATCTTCCTTGCCTTCGATCCCGAAGCCCGCCGGGCCCTCGAGGACGCGGAACTGACGAGTTATACGCCGGCGACGCCGGATACGTGGGAGAAACTCGACAGCCAGGTCAGCAATGCGAAAGCCGTTGGCTACTATGCGGCCTTCGGCGAGCGGAACTCCGACGTAGGCTCCATCAGCGCTCCGGTCTTCAACCACGCCGGGCGCCTCGCTGCGGTCCTGGGCGTCGGGTTTCCCACCCAGCGCGTTGGCCCGGACGACGTCGGGCGGCTGGGTCCGGCGGTGGCGGAGGCCGCCAGGGCGGCCAGCGCAGCCCTCGGCTACCTGGAGAAAAACCTCCCTTCCTGA
- a CDS encoding MFS transporter translates to MSIQGVTREQAVRRATVASVVGTTIEWYDFFLYGTAAALVFPQLFFPGQVAFAGVLAAFGTQFVGFVARPIGAAIFGHFGDRIGRKTTLMATLFLMAFGTVLIGLLPTYESIGVAAPVLLVLLRIIQGIGVGGEWGGSVLLSMEWGDQARRGLSASWPQIGVPLGLVLSTGVVRLTTAATGAEGFVAYGWRIPFILSIILIGVGLFVRLRVIESPEFDAVRKSNKVVRAPIIEVIRRQPKEILLSALVRTSEQAPFYLFITFVITYATKQLKLDSNSILDDTLIAAALGLISVPLFGRLSDRFGRRRVYGTGIVLTALFAFPYFGLLNTRDALWVGVAVVVSLILHDIQYGPQAALIAESFDTDIRYTGAGLGYQLASVIAGGPAPLIAAALLANYGNSTSISFYIILCCVIAMMALIFLPRAKGALAKDAAAAAAPRNL, encoded by the coding sequence ATGAGTATTCAAGGAGTGACCCGGGAGCAGGCCGTCCGGCGCGCCACCGTGGCGAGTGTGGTGGGTACAACCATCGAGTGGTACGACTTTTTCCTTTATGGAACTGCCGCCGCCCTGGTGTTTCCCCAGCTGTTCTTTCCGGGCCAAGTAGCCTTCGCCGGTGTGCTCGCGGCTTTCGGCACGCAGTTTGTCGGCTTCGTGGCCCGGCCCATCGGCGCGGCCATTTTCGGCCACTTCGGTGACCGGATCGGACGCAAGACGACGCTCATGGCCACGCTTTTCCTCATGGCTTTCGGAACCGTACTGATTGGCCTGCTCCCCACGTACGAAAGCATCGGCGTTGCCGCGCCGGTCCTGCTGGTACTGCTGCGCATCATCCAGGGCATCGGGGTGGGCGGCGAGTGGGGCGGTTCGGTGCTGCTGAGCATGGAATGGGGTGACCAGGCCCGCCGCGGCCTGTCCGCCTCCTGGCCGCAGATCGGCGTGCCGCTTGGACTGGTCCTGTCCACCGGCGTCGTCCGGCTGACGACTGCCGCCACCGGCGCCGAGGGATTTGTCGCCTACGGCTGGCGGATCCCGTTCATTCTGAGCATCATCCTGATTGGTGTGGGCCTGTTCGTTCGCCTGCGGGTCATTGAGAGCCCCGAGTTCGATGCCGTCCGGAAGTCCAACAAGGTGGTCAGGGCCCCGATCATCGAGGTGATCCGGAGGCAGCCCAAGGAGATCCTCCTCTCCGCCCTGGTGCGCACTTCGGAACAGGCACCCTTCTACCTGTTCATCACCTTCGTAATCACGTACGCCACCAAGCAGCTGAAGCTGGACAGCAACTCCATCCTCGATGACACGCTGATCGCAGCGGCGTTGGGGCTGATCAGCGTGCCACTGTTCGGGCGGCTTTCAGACCGTTTCGGCCGGCGACGCGTCTACGGAACCGGGATCGTGCTCACGGCACTGTTTGCATTTCCCTACTTTGGACTGTTGAACACCCGGGACGCCCTGTGGGTGGGCGTCGCCGTCGTGGTCAGCCTGATCCTGCACGACATCCAGTACGGCCCGCAGGCTGCCCTGATCGCGGAAAGCTTCGACACCGACATCCGTTACACCGGCGCCGGGCTGGGTTACCAGCTGGCCAGCGTGATCGCCGGTGGTCCCGCGCCCCTGATTGCGGCGGCGCTGCTGGCGAACTACGGAAACTCGACGTCGATCTCGTTTTACATCATCCTCTGCTGCGTCATCGCCATGATGGCCCTGATCTTCCTGCCCAGGGCCAAGGGGGCGCTGGCCAAGGACGCCGCTGCCGCCGCGGCCCCCAGGAACCTGTAG